The Flavobacteriales bacterium region GTATAGAGCACATTACCACCGAGTGTGAAACATCGCAAACTGGTACCCATCTCGCCAGGTCCATAGAAGTCTGCCGTAAGGCCAGTAGTGCTTCCTATTCCTTCGATAAAGGAAAAAGCAATGCAGATCTCGGTGGTGTCAATATTGATCCTTTTACGGTAATTCGGTCCAACTAATATGGAGTCCACTGATACTACTATTCCAGTACCTCCTGGACCATTATCTGCCAAAAATCCCTCTAATGTATCGCCTACACCCAGCGTGAAGTCATAAAGCAGGTTTTCCACTCCCGACTGCATACTGCGCCAATACACCTTTCTGGCCGCCGTATCCTCTCGTAAATAACCTGGGCCATCATCTCCTGGTGGAAAGCAACAGCCGCTACCTGGCATACTCAAATAATTTTCCTGGATCTTCACGTAGTTAAACCCATTGATCAGCGTATCTCCCGCCATGTAGTTCTGGATATAGGCCCAATCTCCACACATTTGATCAAGGCAACCCGTTGTCATCCCCCATACAGCACCACTATCCGGGAAGGGGTGATAAACATTGAATTGGGCGTTGGCTCGAGGAATTAAAATGAAGACAGCTACGCATAGCAGCGAATAGTTGAAATATCCCAAGAGAGTACGGAAACTCCGGAGGAGGGATGAATATTCCATGGCACTTAAACCACCGCCGGGTCTTCTGTCTGCGGAGACCCTGCGATCCACAGTACCATTACCATGATCATAAAAGTTCAGGCCCATTATTGATCGAACGGACTACCAAGATAGTCGATCCGGGACACTAGCATTATGATGTGCCGAAATGACTTACGATCATTGCCAAAGTTGGCCGCTAAAAACGAACAAGGCCCACCGAGAACGGCAGGCCTTGCTTTAGAAGTTTAGAAGTGTGTTACGCCACAGTGATCTTCTTGTCCGCGTAAACGTCTTGGATAGCGTTCAGCAATTGGATGCCTTCTTTCAATGGGCGTTGGAATGCTTTTCGACCACTGATCAAGCCTTGGCCACCGGCGCGTTTGTTGATCACGGCTGTGCGCACTGCTTCGGCCATATCACTGGCTCCGCTGCTGGCTCCACCGCTATTGATCAAGCCGATTCGGCCCATGTAGCAATTGGCCACTTGGTAACGGCAGAGGTCGATCGGATGGTCGGTCGTAAGGTCGCTGTAGACCTTTGGATGTGTTTTTCCGTAGCCCTTCAGCGCATTGTAGCCGCCGTTGGTCTCAGGCAGTTTCTGCTTGATGATATCCGCTTGGATGGTGACACCTAAATGGTTTGCTTGGCCAGTGAGGTCGGTGGCGGTGTGGTAATCCTTGCCATCTACTTTGAACCCATTATTGCGGATATAGCACCACAGGATGGTGGCCATGCCCAACTCGTGTGCGTATTCGAACGCTTCCGCGATCTCCGTGATCTGGCGCGTGCTTTCTTCACTGCCGAAGTAGATCGTTGCTCCTACGGCAACGGCTCCCATATCCCATGCAGCCTTAACGTCACCGAACAATACTTGGTCGAATTTGTTCGGGTAGGTCATCAGTTCATTGTGATTGATCTTCACGATGAACGGGATCTTATGGGCGTATTTGCGGGAGTTGGCAGCAAGCACACCAAAGGTGGAAGCAACCGCATTGCAACCACCTTCATAGGCTAGTTTAACAATGTTCTCAGGGTCGAAATAGGCAGCGTTCGGAGCGAAACTGGCTCCGGCACTGTGTTCAATGCCTTGGTCAACAGGTAAAATGCTCACGTAACCTGTGTTCGCCAAGCGGCCGTTATTGTATAGCGCTTGCAAGCTACGCAGCACCTGTGGATTACGATTCGTCAATGCAAAACTGCGATCAACGAAATCCGCACCAGGCAGGTGCAACATTCCTTTGTCAATGGTCTCACACTTGTGTTCCAATAACGATCTGGCGTCCGTGCCTAACAGCTCCTCAATATTACCGGTCTTCAACTTTTCCATGCACTTGATGCGTTTTTCTTTAGCGCGGCAAATCTAATCAATGGGCCGTGGGGCGTAAAGCGTTTTTTGGGTGTGTTACGAGAATGATATCAGAAACGTTATGGGTGCGGGTACCAATAGTTTGCAATGTATTGCAGCACATCGACGCAATGGAACGATCGCGCCGTGTTCCGGTAGTTTTGGACAGAGTTACTTTAGCTAGTCAGTGTTCATGCAGCCAATGAGAAACGACGTCATTCCGGGCAACGACCCGGAAAACGAACAACTATCAACATTAGAACCAAGGGCAGATCAGAACGGATACCCGATTCCAAGATTGAAATTATACTGGTTCCTGTAGCGCGTCAAAGGCAGATCCAATTCTTCCAATTGCGCTTGGTACCGATCTTTTGGCTGGAATAGCCATCGTTCACCGCTGGGCAACGAAGGGTCTTTGGTCTGGAGACCGAGGTCGACCCGAACAATGAAGAAGTCGAAATTCAAACGCACACCGGCTCCGGTTCCTATTGCAAGTTCGCTTAAGAATGTATCGCTGAAGCCGCCACCGGGTCTCTTTGGATCCTCTTCCAACTCCCAGATATTTCCGATGTCGGTGAATAGTGCTCCTTCGAAAATGCCGATCAGTTTGAACCGGTATTCCGCATTGGCTTCCATACGGATCTCGCCTATGCGGTCATAGGCCAGTAGCGGGGCACTGTATGAACCGGGGCCAATGGACCGTGCGCGCCAAGCTCTAAGACCGTTAGCGCCGCCAACGAAGAAGCTGCTCTCGAACGGCAATACGGTAAGGTTCCCATAGGGTACGCCAATACCCGCAGCAATCCGGAATGCCAAGCTGCTTTTTTCGTGGATCACATGGCGCCATCGCAGGTCGCTATCCAGCTTTAGGAATTCAGCATAGCGGATGCCGGATACGGTATTGAATGTATTCCCAGCAGTGTCTTGAGATGCGGAACCCATGAATCCCAGCGGAGCCGCCCATTCACCGGTGATCCGCGCGAAAAATGAATTGCGTGCCTTGCTATTGACCTGTGTATTGTGCGTGAATTGACTGCGCATACCCACGATCAAGTGGTCTGTATAACTGTCCGTAAAAACCGGGTCGTTCGCTTGTTGAAGGTATGTTCGGAAAGCCTCCGATTTCTCCGGGATCTTGATCACATTGATCTCCAGCGGGAAAAAGCCGACCGTATTGTACCGTGATTCCTGCCATTCGAAGCCATAGGAGAATTTGGCCAATGTGCGTCCATAATCCGGACGTTTTTGATAGTTGTACAGGATGTTGATCGTTGTGCTTGGCGCGGTCGATCGTGGTGGTCGAATGAACCAAAGTGGCTGAAGGAATTTCGGGAACCGGATGCTCAATTCCGGACCAATGTCCACGGTGTTGAATAGTCCTTCGTTCACAACACCGCCGGTAGTTCCCTGCTGCGAGCCCGCGCTGGTGAAGCTTTGTTGAGCCTCCAGACCCAGCACAAGTTGCAATTGCGCGCTTGCCATACCCTTGAAGAGGTTACGGTGTTTGTAGGCAAGGGATCCGGAGATCCCGAAAAATCCACCCCTGTTCGTCCCGGAAGCCTCGGCGGATACCGATTGTTCTTTACCAGGCAGCACATCAATTCGCGCATTGGCAAGACCAGGTCCCGCTGTTAGGGTGGTATCGTAGGTAATATCGATCCTATCGAAGACCCTCAATCCGGAAAGACGCCTATAGGTCCGGTCCGCATTGCTTTGCCTAAAGCGGGAATTGGGTTCCAGATAGACTTCGGTGAGCAGTGCGTTCGGGTTATACCGGAGCTTATTGCTGTACAGGATCGCGTAGTCATGATACTTCAATGTATCAGGAATCAGCCCTTCGCTTCTTCGCGAATAGCGCTGTGTTGCAACGGTTACGTCAACGATGGAGTAGACCGATCCTTCGGGAGTTCCGGCCAACCCCTTATCGGGACCACTGACTGCGCGCTCGAAATGAAGTTCAATATCCACCTGAAGGTTTCCGACCGTGGTATCTGCATCATAATGAATCAGTTCTTTCGTAAAGAAAAGGTAGCCCTCTTCACGCAGGGTCTGTGTTATGCGCGCACGTTCAGCATCGAGTTCATCCACATCGAATCGTTGTCCTTTCTTGATCCGCGCGTTGATCGTATCCTTCAGTACATAGTACTTGATCCGATCATCATCGATCTCGTAATTGATGTTCCTGTAACGGTACATGGGGCCCGGTGTCACGGAATAGGTTACTTCTGCTTTAGGCTTGGTGTACGGTTTTCCACGGCCCCCGAAAAGTTTACGATGCGTGTAATGGACCGTATCGCTCACAATGGCTTTGAAGTAACCCTCCCGTTGCATGTAGGCACGGATCTGCTGGTTGGAGCGCGCGGTGAGCGAACTATCAAGAATCACAGGCGGCTCACCCACTACATCGCGAAGCCACTCTCCAGCAGTGCGTGAATATGGTTTGGGCAGTTTGCCATCTTCTGCGCGGTGCTCGTTCAGTTGATCTCTACGTTTATCCTTTCGCTCTCGTTTAATGGCGATTTGGGCTGGATCAGGCAGGTTATACGCAGTGAGATAAAAGCGCAGACCAAGGATCTTCTTATTCGGTTTCTGTTTGATGATACCGATCAGATCATCCTTATCGACCGAACGTTCCGCAACTTTTACGGTGTTCTTTTTCAGTAAATAACGCCCTTCAGGAACGCGTTTCGTGGGGTCGCAACCAATAAGGATCAGCAAGGCCGCGATGGAAAGCAAGATATGTGAACGATGGAGATCCAATTAAACTATGTTGCAACGTATTTTGCGCTTCCTCTGACCATTTCCATTGGTCCGCGCCAAATATACCCGACCATTGATCACTAAAGCCGAACTGAAGCACGTACGTAGCTTACAGCAAAAGAAGTACCGGGACAGCACGGGCCTTTTTTTGGTGCAGGGTCCTAAGCTTGTGGCTGAATTGTTAGCATGCGATGGACCCGTGGAAGCGCTCTTTGTTACCGAAGAAGCGCAGTTGAAGTACAACTGGCCTTCGTCCACAGTACTTCCTGCACATGAATTGGATCGCTTAGGGACATTGGATAGTGGGGTCGAAGCGATCGCCGTAGTACGTAAGAGCATCCCGGAAAAATTCGGTACAACGCGTACTAATGAATTGATCTTGGTGCTGGATGGCGTGCGTGATCCCGGGAATTTGGGAACGTTATTGCGAATTGCGGATTGGTTCGGCATTGCACGCGTGGTATGCAGTCCGGACTGTGTAGAGGTCTGGAATCCAAAATGCGTACAAGCCAGCATGGGGGCCTTGTTCCGTGTTGAAGTCCATTCCGTTGAACTTGGCTCTTTCCTAGCTGATCAAGAACGATCAGGAACTTCGCTATACGTAGCATCCATGGAGGGCCAGAACGTTTTCGATGTTGCGTTGAAGCGACCTGCCGCGTTGATCATGGGAAGTGAATCCCATGGTGTTTCCGATGCCGTGCGTACCATCAGAAATACATTGATCGCCATTCCTGGTTCAGGAAATTCCGAATCGCTGAACGTGGCAATGGCTGCTTCGGCACTTTGTATGGAATTTACAAGGCAGCTTCGTTTACCACGATAGCAAGGTTCGACCGAGTCTACTTCTTCAACTGAAGCGCAACTTGGTCCGCAACGCGTTGGCCATCCATCGCTGCACTTACAATTCCGCCAGCATATCCGGCACCTTCTCCACATGGATATAAGCCGCTGATCTCCACGTGCTCCAACGTGTTCGGGTCACGCGGGATGCGCACAGGAGAGCTTGTTCGCGATTCCACAGCAACGACGACCGCCTCATTGGTGAGGTATCCGCGCATTTTCTGACCGAAAGCTTTCAGACCGTTCCGTAACCGGCTGGCGATCTCTTGTGGCAGTAGTTCATGCACGGAATACGACGTAATGCCCGGTAAATAACTGCATGCTGGGAGGTCGGTCGAAAGCTTGCCTTCAATGAAATCGACCATGCGTTGTGCGGGTGCTGTTTGCCGTTTTCCGCCAGCGACCCATGCAGCATGTTCTACGCTTTGTTGGAAAAGCATCCCACTGAGCGGATCTTCGTGGGTGCCGGTAGGTGCCGTGACCACAATGCCGGAGTTAGCGAAGGGATTATTGCGTTTGCTCGGACTCCATCCATTGGTCACCACCTCCTCCTGTTCCGTGGCGCAGGGTGCGATGATGCCACCCGGACACATGCAGAATGAATACACGCCAAGTCCTTCGACCTGCTGCACCAAGCTATAGCTGGCCGGTGGGAGGTACGGATCGCGCACCTTGCAATGGTATTGAGCGGCATCGATGATCGCTTGCGGATGTTCAATGCGCACACCCATGGCAAAGTCCTTGCGTTCGATACGGATCTGTTTTGCATGCAGCATCCGGAACACATCGCGGGCCGAGTGACCGGTGGCCAATACCACCGCATCGCTGCGGTATTCGTTTCCATTTGCTGTGATGACACCGCGAACATGATCGTTCTCCACGATGAGGTCCACCACGTGGCAATTGAAATGTACAAGACCACCAGCAGCAACAATCGCTTCGCGCATGGCCGTGATGATCCCCGGTAATTTATTGGTACCGATGTGCGGATGGGCGTCCACCAGGATATCCGGAGGTGCACCATAAGCAACGAATAGATTGAGCACCTCTCTCACATCACCGCGTTTGTGGCTACGTGTGTAGAGCTTTCCATCGCTATACGTACCGGCACCGCCCTCACCGAAACAATAATTGCTGTTCGGATCGACGATATGCTCACGGTTTATTGCTGCTAGGTCCCTTCGTCGATCACGCACATTCTTGCCGCGTTCCAGAATAATGGGCCGCAAACCGTTGCTAATAGCGCGCAATGCCGCAAATAGTCCAGCAGGGCCGCAACCAATGATCAGCACGGTGGGAGCCGAACTCACATCTGGTAAAGCAGGTGGGTCGTAGGATACGTGTTGCTCAACTTCCGTTGAAACAAGCACGCGCAATTGGAACCGCGGGTGCTTGCTGCGTGCATCAATTGAACGCTTCAAGATCCTTGATGTACCAACTTCGCTCAATGCGAAACCAGCAGCTTCTGCGGCGGCATCGCGCACCAATACGGGGTCATTGGCCTCAGCAGGGGATAGCAGTATATCCACGGTCCTTTCCAAGCGGCCAAGGTAGGGAGGTTGTTGGATAACGGTATTTGGTTCAAGCACTCCGGAGCAACGAGGAGTTCTACCCTTCGAACGTAAACGTCAATACCCAGACCTTCGAACGAAGGCTTTGAATGGGCCTACTGAATCGTGTATCGTCGTCGATCAACAAATTCGGGATCCCTATTCCGGTCTTGAGCTCAATGCCGAATTTGAAATAGGGGAGGAACATATCGAAACCACCGCCCACTTCGGCAGCATAATCGTTCTTTTTCAGTTTGATCACCCCGTCATCCAGATCCTGATTCACATCTTTTTGGCTTGCCATATCGATTCCGAAATGACCACCAGCGATCAAGTATGCGGCGAAATTGTTGATCCTATCACTACGAAGTTTTACAAGCAGCGGAAATTCCAAGTAGGTACTTTCCACCTGTTTTTGAAAATAGACAGAACCAAGATCCGGGTCCCGGAATTCATATTGCAGGATCCTGTCCTGGAACGAAAGGGTAGGTAAGAACCGCAGGCTCAGGTTCTTGGTCATGTTCAGCGATGCAACGATCCCCAGATTGAAACCGGGTTGTTTCTGATGCTGCATTTCCAACAACGAGTCCCCGAACACCGAGTTTGGTTTCAAGCGCGTATAGAAGTCGCTGGTGTTGTAGCTGAGCAGGAACCCGAAATGAAAACGACGCTGATCGAAGTTTGGCATGTTCTTGACCTTGATACCCTTGACCCCCTGCGCACTGGACCCTAGAGAGGCCAGCAGGAAAAACAGTGGTAGCAATGTTCGAAAAAACCTATTCAGACGCATAGTATGGGCAACGAAATTAAGCACGGATCCGTATGTGGCCTTATGCATGACCAAACGGTTGTGAACCATCTATTTGCGGCCAGTGTACAGAGAAGCAATTCCTCCGGTCAATGACTCGGCCTTGCATTCGCGCAACCCGGCGCTGACCATGATCTTCAGGAAGTCCGAGCCTTCAGGGAACGCCTCAACACTTTTCGGTAGGTACGAATATGCCGCGCAGTCCTTGCTTACCGCTTTACCAACAAAGGGCATTACACGGTGGAAGTAGAACCGGAACAATTGCTTCATAGGCGTTTTCTGCGGCTTCGAGAATTCCAGCACGAAAAGCCTCCCATTGGCCTTGAGCACCCGCTGCATTTCAGTGATCCCGCGTTGGAGTTCTTCAAAATTCCGAACACCGAAAGCAACTGTGATCGCATCGAATGTTCCATCCGGGAATGGCAGGGCAACGGAATCTGCTTGTTGCAGTTTGATCTGATGGTCCAACCCTTTTTTGGTCACTTTCGTGCGGCCATGGCTCAACATGCCTTCAGAAATATCAACGCCGATCACTTCAGGAACGTGCTTGGCGGCCATGATAGCCAGGTCCGCGGTACCCGTAGCGACATCGAGTAATTTCTGAACGGGTTCCTTGGTCACTTCGCGCATCACTTTCCGGCGCCAGCCTTGGTCAATACCCAGTGAGAATAGGCGATTCAGCAGGTCGTACTTCGGCGAGATCGCATCGAACATCTGCTCCACTTGTTGCCGTTTGGAGCCATCCGGGGAATATGGTGTAACGGTCATGACGGCAGTTCAAGACGGATGCATTCGCTAAGAAAACGTGTACGATCCACGGGCACGACGCCAACTTCTTCACACACCAGACCACCGGCAAGGTTCGCCAATTCCCCGATGTGCTTGGCAGACAACCCTTGCGCCAGGGCCAATGCGGCTACCGCGATCACAGTATCGCCAGCGCCGCTGACATCTGCGATCTTCCGGCGATGCGCATCAATACGATGGGTCAATTCACCCTGATGGATATAGGTTCCGTGCTCGCTCAACGTGATCATACTGATCGCATTTCCCAATTGCGCTTCCAATAGGTTCACGGCGTCGGAAACACTGTTGTCGCTTGTTGGATCAATATCGATCTTCAGTCCTTCGCGCAGCTCCTTCAGATTCGGTTTGAACAGTGAAACGCCCCGATAGGCAAGGAAATTCCGCTTCTTCGGATCAACGGCTACCGGAACTTTGGCCGTATTCGCTAGCTCAATGATGCGTGCGATCGTGTTCTCCGCAAGCACGCCTTTGTTATAATCCTCCAATACGATCACGCCCGGCTTTTCCGATCCCAACAGTGCTTCAACACGAGCGATCAATGCGTTCGCATCGTTGAGCGATAGATCGTCCTCCTGTTCCTCATCAACTCGGACAATGTGCTGATGGCCACTGATCACGCGGGTTTTTACCGTGGTTCGGCGTTCGGGTGATCGAATGATGCCGGCCACTGAGAGGCCTTGTTCCTTGAATCGGAGATCCAAATTCTTCGCGTTCTCATCATCGCCCACTACGCTAACGACCACGGCATTCGCGCCAAGCGCTTTCATGTTCAATGCAACGTTGGCGGCACCACCTAAACGGGCGCTACGTTCGTGTACTTGTACTACAGGCACAGGTGCTTCCGGGCTTATGCGTTCCACACGGCCCCAGAGGTACGCATCCACCATAACATCGCCGATCACAAGTGCCGTAGTGCGCTGCGCGCCATCGAAGAACCGTTCACTTGCGAGCGTCATCTTTTATCAAAGTTCACCAACTGCTTTAGCAATACGACGCAGGGCTTCAACCAGTTTATCATCGCTCGTTGCGTAGCTGATGCGAACCGTGTTATCCGCACCGAAGGACAGGCCTTCGACCAAACTCACATTGGCATTATCAAGCAGGTATAAACTAAGGTCCACGGCACCCTTGATCGGTCCTCCGAATGAAGCGCTAACATCCGGCAACAAGTAGAATGCACCTTGCGGAACGTTGCATTTCCAACCGGGGATCTTGTTCACTCCTGCCACGACAAGATCACGTCGCCTACGGAAATCATTGCGCATTCCAGCAAGTATCGCGGGGTCGGCCTCCACGCACGCTTTCGCAACGCGCTGTGAGATGCTATTCGCACCGGAAGTGAATTGGCCTTGCAATTTGGTAGCAGCTTGCGCGATCCACAAGGGAGCACCCATGTACCCTAACCGCCATCCCGTAAGCGCGAACGCTTTGCTCAGTCCATTCACCGTAATGGTCCTTTCCGCCATACCGGGCAACGATCCAAAGCTGAAATGGGATCCGTCGAATACGATATGTTCGTAGATCTCATCGGCGATCACGTAGAGGTCCTTGTGCTTCGCTACTTCTTCCGCCAATGCTTCGTGTTCTGCTCTGGTAAGCACGGAACCGCTTGGGTTACAGGGGCTACTGAACATGAGCAACCGGGTCTTTGGCGTAATGGCCGCAGCGATCCGTTCCACAGGAACCTTCCAATCCTCTTCCAAAGTGGACCGCACGATCACGGGTATTCCACCTGCCAATTGCACTTGTGAGGCGTAGCTCACCCAGAACGGAGCAGGTATCACCACTTCGTCGCCAGGCCCTACCAAGCTCATGATCACGTTGATCAAAGCCTGTTTGGCACCGGTACTGATCACGATCTGGTCAGGGGTGAACGAGAGACCATTGTCGCGTTCGAACTTATTGGCAATGGCCTTTCGCACATCGGCATAACCGTTCACCGGAGAGTATTTATGCCAGTTACCGTTCAACGCTTCACGGGCGGCATCCAAAGCGAAAGCGGGTGGATCATGATCCGGTTCGCCTAGGCTCAGGTCGATGATGTCGCGGCCAGCAGCGCGCAATTCTCGGCTCCGGCGGGCCATCAGCAAGGTTGCCGATTCGGTCATCGACGAAACAATAGGGGACAGGCGCATGCGTTGATTCTAGGTCCGTGAACGGATGTTCCGGTGTTAAGGGCGCAAAACTACATAAGCGGGACGGGGTGGTCTCGAACATCTGCGCCAGTATCCCGATATTCGTCCACGACTTTATGAACATGAACGATCCTTTGATCCTGGTCCTTGTGGCCATATTGCCCTCCGTAGTGGTTTTTCTCACCTCGTTCTATGCGATAAAACAGTTCATGGGAGCGCGACAAAGTGAGCGCGTTACGGAACTGCGGAAAGAAGATCACAAGCATGCCTTGCCTTTACGTTTACAAGCGTATGAGCGTCTTGCGCTGTTCACGGAGCGCATTTCGCCGGGTGCCTTGGTGTTGCGATTGCACAAGAGCAGCATGAGTTCCGGCTCGCTGCATAGCGCGTTGATCAGCACCATTCGGGAGGAATTTGGGCATAACGTTACCCAGCAGATCTATGTAAGCGATAAGGCGTGGTCCAAGGTGATGAAAGCCAAGGAGGAGACCATTCGGTTGATCAACTTGAGCTACGAGCAGACCGGAAACGTGAACTCCGGAACGGAATTGAGCCGCAAGATCTTTGAGAATACCGCAAAATTGTCGCACACGCCAAGTCAAGAAGCCATGCAGGCGATCAAGGAGGAAGTGCGGCGCATGTTCTGATCAGATCGATGCAAGTACATCCTCCGCGGCAGAAAAGGGGTCAGCACCATTGTGTACGGCATTAACAGCATTTTCCATGGCGGCTCTCGCTTTCGGGTCTTCGCGGAAACGCTCCAAAAGGCCAGCTTCAACGGCTTTTGAAGCCAGTACAGGTCTTGCTCCTGCGCTTGGCATCAAGCATACCGGATCCCTGTTCCAGCGTGAAAAGCTCCTCGATATGATCGGTTAATTCCTTGATGCCTGTGTTTGCCAAGGCATCCGTTAAGAGCACTTGCGGATGGCGGCCGTTCATGCGTTTGGGCAAATAATGGATCG contains the following coding sequences:
- a CDS encoding T9SS type A sorting domain-containing protein translates to MGLNFYDHGNGTVDRRVSADRRPGGGLSAMEYSSLLRSFRTLLGYFNYSLLCVAVFILIPRANAQFNVYHPFPDSGAVWGMTTGCLDQMCGDWAYIQNYMAGDTLINGFNYVKIQENYLSMPGSGCCFPPGDDGPGYLREDTAARKVYWRSMQSGVENLLYDFTLGVGDTLEGFLADNGPGGTGIVVSVDSILVGPNYRKRINIDTTEICIAFSFIEGIGSTTGLTADFYGPGEMGTSLRCFTLGGNVLYTAPCGPPDLVPCGELPIAVVEVPAPIGLPVCISSNPSSGQFTFNTQQPKYIVVYDAFGREVLQTFGTTVDLNGEPEGMYVAVFPSSVSGNYAQVVRLIVSR
- a CDS encoding class I fructose-bisphosphate aldolase → MEKLKTGNIEELLGTDARSLLEHKCETIDKGMLHLPGADFVDRSFALTNRNPQVLRSLQALYNNGRLANTGYVSILPVDQGIEHSAGASFAPNAAYFDPENIVKLAYEGGCNAVASTFGVLAANSRKYAHKIPFIVKINHNELMTYPNKFDQVLFGDVKAAWDMGAVAVGATIYFGSEESTRQITEIAEAFEYAHELGMATILWCYIRNNGFKVDGKDYHTATDLTGQANHLGVTIQADIIKQKLPETNGGYNALKGYGKTHPKVYSDLTTDHPIDLCRYQVANCYMGRIGLINSGGASSGASDMAEAVRTAVINKRAGGQGLISGRKAFQRPLKEGIQLLNAIQDVYADKKITVA
- a CDS encoding BamA/TamA family outer membrane protein, which codes for MLSIAALLILIGCDPTKRVPEGRYLLKKNTVKVAERSVDKDDLIGIIKQKPNKKILGLRFYLTAYNLPDPAQIAIKRERKDKRRDQLNEHRAEDGKLPKPYSRTAGEWLRDVVGEPPVILDSSLTARSNQQIRAYMQREGYFKAIVSDTVHYTHRKLFGGRGKPYTKPKAEVTYSVTPGPMYRYRNINYEIDDDRIKYYVLKDTINARIKKGQRFDVDELDAERARITQTLREEGYLFFTKELIHYDADTTVGNLQVDIELHFERAVSGPDKGLAGTPEGSVYSIVDVTVATQRYSRRSEGLIPDTLKYHDYAILYSNKLRYNPNALLTEVYLEPNSRFRQSNADRTYRRLSGLRVFDRIDITYDTTLTAGPGLANARIDVLPGKEQSVSAEASGTNRGGFFGISGSLAYKHRNLFKGMASAQLQLVLGLEAQQSFTSAGSQQGTTGGVVNEGLFNTVDIGPELSIRFPKFLQPLWFIRPPRSTAPSTTINILYNYQKRPDYGRTLAKFSYGFEWQESRYNTVGFFPLEINVIKIPEKSEAFRTYLQQANDPVFTDSYTDHLIVGMRSQFTHNTQVNSKARNSFFARITGEWAAPLGFMGSASQDTAGNTFNTVSGIRYAEFLKLDSDLRWRHVIHEKSSLAFRIAAGIGVPYGNLTVLPFESSFFVGGANGLRAWRARSIGPGSYSAPLLAYDRIGEIRMEANAEYRFKLIGIFEGALFTDIGNIWELEEDPKRPGGGFSDTFLSELAIGTGAGVRLNFDFFIVRVDLGLQTKDPSLPSGERWLFQPKDRYQAQLEELDLPLTRYRNQYNFNLGIGYPF
- a CDS encoding RNA methyltransferase, which encodes MITKAELKHVRSLQQKKYRDSTGLFLVQGPKLVAELLACDGPVEALFVTEEAQLKYNWPSSTVLPAHELDRLGTLDSGVEAIAVVRKSIPEKFGTTRTNELILVLDGVRDPGNLGTLLRIADWFGIARVVCSPDCVEVWNPKCVQASMGALFRVEVHSVELGSFLADQERSGTSLYVASMEGQNVFDVALKRPAALIMGSESHGVSDAVRTIRNTLIAIPGSGNSESLNVAMAASALCMEFTRQLRLPR
- a CDS encoding FAD-dependent oxidoreductase, which translates into the protein MERTVDILLSPAEANDPVLVRDAAAEAAGFALSEVGTSRILKRSIDARSKHPRFQLRVLVSTEVEQHVSYDPPALPDVSSAPTVLIIGCGPAGLFAALRAISNGLRPIILERGKNVRDRRRDLAAINREHIVDPNSNYCFGEGGAGTYSDGKLYTRSHKRGDVREVLNLFVAYGAPPDILVDAHPHIGTNKLPGIITAMREAIVAAGGLVHFNCHVVDLIVENDHVRGVITANGNEYRSDAVVLATGHSARDVFRMLHAKQIRIERKDFAMGVRIEHPQAIIDAAQYHCKVRDPYLPPASYSLVQQVEGLGVYSFCMCPGGIIAPCATEQEEVVTNGWSPSKRNNPFANSGIVVTAPTGTHEDPLSGMLFQQSVEHAAWVAGGKRQTAPAQRMVDFIEGKLSTDLPACSYLPGITSYSVHELLPQEIASRLRNGLKAFGQKMRGYLTNEAVVVAVESRTSSPVRIPRDPNTLEHVEISGLYPCGEGAGYAGGIVSAAMDGQRVADQVALQLKK
- a CDS encoding PorT family protein, with the translated sequence MPNFDQRRFHFGFLLSYNTSDFYTRLKPNSVFGDSLLEMQHQKQPGFNLGIVASLNMTKNLSLRFLPTLSFQDRILQYEFRDPDLGSVYFQKQVESTYLEFPLLVKLRSDRINNFAAYLIAGGHFGIDMASQKDVNQDLDDGVIKLKKNDYAAEVGGGFDMFLPYFKFGIELKTGIGIPNLLIDDDTRFSRPIQSLRSKVWVLTFTFEG
- the ubiE gene encoding bifunctional demethylmenaquinone methyltransferase/2-methoxy-6-polyprenyl-1,4-benzoquinol methylase UbiE, which translates into the protein MTVTPYSPDGSKRQQVEQMFDAISPKYDLLNRLFSLGIDQGWRRKVMREVTKEPVQKLLDVATGTADLAIMAAKHVPEVIGVDISEGMLSHGRTKVTKKGLDHQIKLQQADSVALPFPDGTFDAITVAFGVRNFEELQRGITEMQRVLKANGRLFVLEFSKPQKTPMKQLFRFYFHRVMPFVGKAVSKDCAAYSYLPKSVEAFPEGSDFLKIMVSAGLRECKAESLTGGIASLYTGRK
- a CDS encoding D-glycero-beta-D-manno-heptose-7-phosphate kinase; amino-acid sequence: MTLASERFFDGAQRTTALVIGDVMVDAYLWGRVERISPEAPVPVVQVHERSARLGGAANVALNMKALGANAVVVSVVGDDENAKNLDLRFKEQGLSVAGIIRSPERRTTVKTRVISGHQHIVRVDEEQEDDLSLNDANALIARVEALLGSEKPGVIVLEDYNKGVLAENTIARIIELANTAKVPVAVDPKKRNFLAYRGVSLFKPNLKELREGLKIDIDPTSDNSVSDAVNLLEAQLGNAISMITLSEHGTYIHQGELTHRIDAHRRKIADVSGAGDTVIAVAALALAQGLSAKHIGELANLAGGLVCEEVGVVPVDRTRFLSECIRLELPS
- a CDS encoding pyridoxal phosphate-dependent aminotransferase; the protein is MRLSPIVSSMTESATLLMARRSRELRAAGRDIIDLSLGEPDHDPPAFALDAAREALNGNWHKYSPVNGYADVRKAIANKFERDNGLSFTPDQIVISTGAKQALINVIMSLVGPGDEVVIPAPFWVSYASQVQLAGGIPVIVRSTLEEDWKVPVERIAAAITPKTRLLMFSSPCNPSGSVLTRAEHEALAEEVAKHKDLYVIADEIYEHIVFDGSHFSFGSLPGMAERTITVNGLSKAFALTGWRLGYMGAPLWIAQAATKLQGQFTSGANSISQRVAKACVEADPAILAGMRNDFRRRRDLVVAGVNKIPGWKCNVPQGAFYLLPDVSASFGGPIKGAVDLSLYLLDNANVSLVEGLSFGADNTVRISYATSDDKLVEALRRIAKAVGEL